Proteins co-encoded in one Pieris napi chromosome 10, ilPieNapi1.2, whole genome shotgun sequence genomic window:
- the LOC125052895 gene encoding electron transfer flavoprotein beta subunit lysine methyltransferase-like isoform X2 — MLLKEFTSLFLKHTKPTRSHLTPELLLRLVTADCPLWSAPADQSPFKDPFWGFYWPGGQAIARYILDNADLVNNCKILDVGCGCGAGALAAAKVNAKLVVANDIDLCALYATKLNADLNDLRVQTSSVNLIGNDCNEFDAIFIGDMFYDEDFANLLFDWLIKLSKKKMVLIGDPGRHGLTDRRKNQMRLLAQYEMPKVTCKENNGFTHTTVWTLKT, encoded by the exons atgcTACTTAAAGAGTTCACATCCCTCTTCCTAAAGCACACAAAACCTACTAGAAGTCATCTTACACCAGAGCTTTTGCTTCGGTTGGTAACTGCAGATTGTCCTCTCTGGTCAGCACCAGCTGATCAATCCCCATTTAAAGACCCCTTCTGGGGCTTTTATTGGCCTGGAGGGCAGGCGATTGCaag atATATCTTAGATAACGCAGATTTAGTGAATAACTGCAAAATATTAGATGTTGGTTGTGGTTGCGGTGCTGGCGCATTGGCAGCGGCAAAAGTCAATGCAAAACTTGTCGTAGCAAATGACATAGATCTTT GTGCCTTATATGCTACTAAATTAAATGCGGATTTAAACGACCTTCGAGTACAAACAAGCAGTGTCAACCTTATTGGGAATGACTGTAATGAATTTGATGCGATTTTTATAGGAGATATGTTTTATGATGAGGATTTTGCAAATCTCTTGTTTGATTGGTTAATTAAACTATCGAAGAAAAAAATG GTACTTATCGGAGACCCTGGGCGACATGGATTGACGGATCGGAGAAAAAACCAAATGCGTTTATTAGCTCAATATGAAATGCCCAAAGTTACATGTAAAGAAAACAACGGGTTTACACATACAACAGTATGGACATTAAAGACATAG